One Thalassophryne amazonica chromosome 10, fThaAma1.1, whole genome shotgun sequence genomic region harbors:
- the si:dkeyp-51f12.2 gene encoding uncharacterized protein si:dkeyp-51f12.2 yields the protein MPSLHHGAIFIGAFLIVTGGSTAFLALSQSRLQAFSLCCVVLGFVMLILGLFWAMNSKNTANYNHQDFDTECPHYPYNDCPNFGSHGLFTPPGNRFPESQSVFLPRTLERHRHGAHGEEFDYPPMDSNGFSPLPHPPLWLGPPPPYEVAIKTTCSSTHLRRAYSDTQLASEPLFGQSREISFEV from the exons ATGCCGTCCCTGCACCATGGAGCAATCTTCATCGGAGCCTTTCTCATTGTGACCGGGGGCTCCACAGCCTTTCTAGCCTTGTCCCAGAGCCGCCTGCAGGCTTTCTCCctctgctgtgtggtgctgggatTCGTCATGCTCATTTTGGGTCTCTTTTGGGCCATGAACAGCAAAAATACTGCAAACTACAATCACCAAGATTTTGATACAGAGTGTCCACATTATCCGTACAATGACTGCCCCAACTTTGGAAGCCATGGCCTCTTCACACCCCCAGGAAACCGTTTCCCAGAGTCCCAGTCTGTGTTTCTTCCAAG AACATTGGAACGCCACAGGCATGGTGCACATGGTGAGGAATTTGACTACCCGCCAATGGATTCCAATGGTTTTAGTCCACTGCCCCATCCTCCTCTGTGGCTCGGTCCCCCACCACCATATGAGGTTGCCATCAAGACCACCTGCAGTTCCACACATCTGCGGCGTGCATACTCGGACACGCAGCTGGCCTCAGAACCCCTGTTTGGACAGTCCAGAGAGATCAGCTTTGAGGTGTGA